Within Sulfurovum xiamenensis, the genomic segment ACGTGTTCAACTTATAGGTAAAGATATTTTACGTTTCCATGCCATCTACTGGCCGGCATTTCTTATGAGCCTTGACCTGCCTCTTCCGACACACATTGCTGCACATGGTTGGTGGACAAGAGATGGTGAGAAGATGAGTAAGTCCAAAGGGAACGTGGTCAACCCTAGAGAAGTGGCAAATGCCTATGGACTGGACAACTTCCGTTACTTTATGCTTAGAGAAGTGCCATTCGGCGGTGACGGTGACTTTAGCCAAAAAGCGCTCATTGACCGTATCAATTCCGACCTTGGTAATGACCTTGGAAACCTGCTCAACCGTCTTATAGGAATGAGCGGTAAATACTTTAACGGTACCGTAGACTCTGCACATGTATCCAAATACTATCAGGCAGAACTTGATGAAGTCCATGCCGCTTTAGACACTTTGGAACCACTGCTTTTTGATATGCAGATACACAGATACCTTGAAGAGCTTTGGAGACCACTCACGGTAGCGAACAAAGCCATAGATATGTACCAGCCATGGACATTGATGAAAGAAGGCAGAGAAGAAGAAGCGATGGCCCTTAACGGACTCATAGCGGCAATACTTGCAAAAGTGTCGATCATGCTTTCTCCTGTCATGCCTGAGGTGTGTAAAAAGATCTCTAATGCCCTTCACTTCACTATAGACAATGCTTCATGGAACAGTATGGTAAAAGATACCAAACTTCTTGAAACATTTACACTCGAAAAGATCGACCCTCTTTTCCCTCGTATAGAAGAGCCTTTACTGGAACAAGCAGAGCCTGTTGATGTCAAAGAGAAAGAGAAAGCACCTAAAAAAGAAGCGCCTAAAGAAGAAAAGAAGGAAGAAGGTATCGCACTGATAGGAATAGACCAATTCTTCCAAACTTCTCTCAAAGTCGGTACGGTTGTAAAAGCAGAGGAAGTACCAAAGAGTAAAAAACTTCTTTTACTGCAAGTCGATATCGGTGAAGATGCGCCTAGACAGGTTGTTGCAGGTATCAAAGAGTGGTATAGTGCTGAAGATATGCTCAACACACAAGTCTGTGTTGTTGCGAACCTTAAACCAGCTAAACTCATGGGTCTCAAGAGTGAAGGTATGCTTCTTGCAGCCAAAGATGAGAATGGTCTATGTATGATACGTCCAGAGAAGCCGAAAACTTCTGGAACACCTATAGGTTAAGTATGAAAATTGAAGATATTGTAAACCTCACAGAGGGAACACTCACGAATATTCCAAAGGTCCAGTCTATAGAGGCTGCAACGGTCTACTATTCAAAAATAGAGCATGGTGATCTTTTCTTCTCTTCAAATCAGGAAGAGATAGACCAAGCCATCGCAAATGGTGCCTATGCCATCGTTTATGCCGATGACAATATCGTAAAAAAGGATGATGAAATAGCCTGGATCAAAGTCTCAGATCTGCAGCTTGCAGCCATGAAACTCATCCGTTATGTGATCATTAGAAAAGAAGCAGAATTCTATCTGCTTTCAGAACATGAAATGACCTTTTTGAAGATGATACTTGTGCACAAGACCAACATTACCTTCATATCAAATGACTGGAGAAAGGCCTTTGAACAGATTCTGAACACTGAAAGTTCGCTTTTTGTTGGAACGGACAAGGAACTTCTAGAACTTATCAAACCTGACATTCCTAAACTTAATAAAGAGGTGGATGGATATGCCGTATTTGATACACTCTTTAGAACGACATTCAAGGTAGGCGGATTTGTCTATCAGGAAAAAGAGCTGATCCCATTCCATTTGGAGTATCTCCTTCGTGTGATAGACTTTTGTGACTCACATGAACTTACCTACTCAGTGGAGCGTCTAAAGTATACGAAACACTTTACACCGGTATTTATAGATGGAAAACTCAAAAGCACACAAGCAAGCAAGAGTGATAAGGTGGCAATATTTACTGACAACCTCTCAGATATCACCAAAGCAAGAGAATATGTCATGAGAAGTAATATGTGGGTCAAAAGTGTGGTTATGACACCGCCTAAGACCAAAGTACCCGGCATTGACCACCCGTATTGGTTTGCAACAAAAGAAGAGCTGCAGGAGCTACTCAAAAATATCCACTATAACTATGCATTCATCTACAATGCAGACAAAAGTATGTTACATACGATACAAGAAGAGTACTCACTCTTCTAACACTTTTTTACACTTGCAGTGACTGTGAGTGTAAAGCTTTTCTCATCAACACCATATTTTTCCCGTTATCAGCGATAACTTCAACACCATACTTTTTGCATAGTACTCTAAAAGTCTGAGCAGTAAAGAAGACAATATGTGTCGGGTCCTGATGGTAATACCACTTTTTAAACGCCTCTACATCATTGGGGTGAAACTGTGTCTGTATGGCCAGGTAACCGCCCTCTTCCAATCGTTCCAGGAGACTCTCAAATACTTCTCTGGGCTGATGCAAGTGTTCAAACACTTCTGTAGAGACGATCAGCTCATACTTTTTCTTCTCCTCTAAGGTGTCGGGATGATAGATAGGGTCATAGTAGTCACACGCTATACCTTCTTTTGTAAGTAGTGAAGCGAGCAAAGAGCTTCTGCCACAACCAAAATCAAGCGCTGTTTTCGGTTGGTTCACTAAAGGAAGTATAAAATCGATAAATCGCTGGAAATACGCCTGGTATCCTGTATCATTTTCATCATTTTCATGAAGGTTGTATCGTTCTTTTTGGGTACTGAGATCCTGGTAGTATTCAGGTGATTTAAAGATGTACTGACAAGCCTCACAATAGTAATAGGTGATATCCGTTTTTTCATGCTGAAATGACGCTGTTGGTTTATCGCAAATATGGCAGTTCAATCTACATCCTTTAATGAGTGTTATGTTACTATCTTATCTATTAATTCAAGGACAAAATGCAATGAGAAGAAGAGACTTTATCACCGGTACAGCCATAGGTGCTACGGCTTTAGCACTAAACGGATGCCATAGGGCTGAAGAAAAAACAGAAGGCAGTTCTGTGAATATAAACCGGGGGAAAAAAGTAACGCTCAAACTCGCCACTTCCTGGCCTGCACACTTTCCTATCATGGGGACAGGTGTAGACAGTTTTGCCAAACGCTGTGCTGAACTGAGTGGAGGCACACTGGAGATCAAAGTCTATGCCAAGAACATTCTTGTCCCTGCCCTTCAGGTTTTTGACTCTACTTCCGCAGCACAAATTGATGCATTTCATTCCGGTGTCTACTACTGGAAAGGAAAGAATCCTGCATTTTCGATCTTTGGGGGTATGCCTCTGGGGCTCACCAGCGAAGAGATGGTTACATGGATGAAGTTTGGCGGCGGGTATGAACTCTGGCGTGAACTATATGGTAAATTTAACCTCTATCCATTGATAGGAGGTACTACAGGACCCCAAATGGGAGGCTGGTTCAAAAAAGAGATCAACTCTCTTGCGGACCTTAAAGGCCTCAAGATGCGTATCCCCGGTCTGGGCGGCGAAGTGATGAAAAAACTGGGGGTAAACCCTGTACTACTGCCTGCTGGGGAGATCTATACCTCACTTGAACGCGGTACCATCGATGCAACAGAGTGGGTAGGACCTGCGCTTGACAGCATGATGGGCTTTGCCAAAGCAGCACCCTACTACTATACAGGCTGGCATGAACCAGGTTCGATACTGGAGATCACTTTTAACAAAGCCCGATGGGAAAAGCTGAGTAGCGAGCATCAAGCCATTATTACTGCAGCCAGTGAAGAGATGTCAGCAAACATGCTTCATGAATTTAGATACCAAAATGCAAAAGCACTGCAAAACCTTCCAGACAATGTAGAAGTACGAACATTTCCCAAAGATATGATGGATGCAGCCAAAGTAGCACTGGGTGAAGTACTGGATGCCCAAAGTGCCCAAAATGAAGATTTTAAACGTGTATTGAAAAGCTATAGGGATTTTGTCAAACTCAATCAGCCTTGGGATGATATCAGTACCAAGAACTTCTTAAATATCAGAGGGTAATCACCCCTCTCTTCTAATACTTCTTATTGGTATATTCAAGTAGATCTTTTTCACTCAGATCAGCTATCAAGCCGGTAAGGTTTCTCAATGAAAAAAGTTGCAACTTCTCACCTTTTTCCTTTTTGAGTTCAGATGAGAATTTGTTTTTAGAGAAGATGACAAACCTGTCGACATCCAGTTGCGCCTGTACACATTTTTCTTTAAGCTTTGTAAGTTCACTCTTATTGGCTTTTGACTTAGCGTACTTTGTGATACCTGCAATCATTTCTCCGGACTTTCTTTTGATCAAGATGTCAATCTCAACATGCTTGTCCCAATACCCGCCGATACCAACGATAGGATCACCCTCAAATGCATCTTTAAAACTCTTTTTGAGCATTTCAAATACCAATTGGTCATAGATAAGATTTGAAAATTCTGATCTTATACGTGACCAGTGTTCTTTCATCTCTGAATAGTCACCCTCTTTGATGCCTTTATAGTAAGGAGAGATGCAAGCGAACCAAAAACGCATAAAAGGCTGTACAAAGAGTAATTTATCCGAGTTTGCATCTGCCTCTGTCAGGGGCTTTTCTGTCGATCTGTCAAAGATCAAGAGGTCTTTTTTAATCAGCCAGTCTATCGCCTCTTCACCCTCTTCTCTCTTTACATTCGCTTTTTTAAAAGCAGAGAATTCTCTTCTATCACCTGATGCTATAGCCGATAAAAGAGAATGATAGATAGGTTTACTCTTTGTAATATGTGCAATGTCACCATGAATGTATCTGTAGTTTCTAAGCACTTTTTCTTCTATCAGTTCATCAATAGATCTGGAAAAGTCAATACGCCATCCCATACCGCCAAATACAGAAAAATACTCTACAGCCTGTTCAAAGTCAGTCGCATGGTTTTGGTAACAAAAAGAGCGGAAATGTTGTAGTAGTGTCGGATTTTTCTCCATCAGGAAACCTTTAGATTAATAGATAGATTATACCTAAGATGCTGTTATAACCTACCACTTTCTATCACTTTTATACAGTGATATCTTCTACTCACCTTTATTTTTAACTTTATAAGTGACTTCAAAGCTTTACCAGCTAATATGTGCATATGAAATTAAATGAATTACACGTAACCAACCCCTACTTAAAACTGCCGTCTGTGTGTTATGACAGAGTAACACCAACGCCTCTTGCAGAACCCTACCTTATACATGCCAACACAGATGTGGCTAAGGTACTCGATATTGACGAGACGGAACTCCAGACTGAAGCATTTGTGAAGTTTCTTAATGGTGAGTATCTAGCTGAAGGGTCAGAACCTTTTGCCATGTGTTATGCCGGGCACCAGTTTGGCTATTTTGTGCCTAGGCTTGGTGATGGCCGAGCGATCAATATCGGTACGATCGACAAGTATCATCTGCAGTTGAAGGGTGCAGGGATCACCGAGTATTCGCGTCACGGTGATGGACGTGCCGTACTGCGTTCAAGTATCAGAGAATACCTTATGAGTGAAGCGATGCATGGTCTGAGTATACCAACTACACTCTGTTTGGGGCTGATAGGGTCAGAACATGATGTGAGACGTGACAAGATAGAAAAAGGTGCGATTGTCTGCCGTGCGAGCTCGTCATGGGTACGTTTTGGTACGTTTGAATATTATGCCCATCAAGGAAAGTTCAAAGAGCTTGCTGCATTGGCTGATTATGTCATAGAGGAGAATTTTCCGCATCATAGTGGTAAAGAGAATCGCTATACCCTACTCTTTAATGATGTGCTGATCATCACAGCCAGGCTTATTGCACAATGGATGTCTGTCGGTTTTAACCACGGTGTTATGAACACGGATAATATGTCTATCGCCGGGCTGACGATAGACTATGGTCCCTATGCTTTTTTAGATGATTTCCGACATGAAAATGTATGCAACCAAACAGATGTAGAGGGACGCTACAGTTTTGCAAACCAGCCCGAAATCGCCAAATGGAATCTTAAATCACTGATAATGGCCCTTAGTCCATTAACCGATACAGATAAGATGGAAAAGAACCTGGCGATGTTTGATAAGATTTATATACGTTATTTTCACTACTACATGTGTAAAAAGCTTGGATTTGAAGGCACGATAGAAGGTGACCCTGAACTCATAGATGATATGCTGGACATGCTGGAGCAGCTGCATGTGGATTATACGCTCTTTTTTAGAACATTGAGTCACTATGAGGGAGATAGAAAAGCACTTCTCTCTACAGGGCTCT encodes:
- a CDS encoding protein adenylyltransferase SelO; the protein is MKLNELHVTNPYLKLPSVCYDRVTPTPLAEPYLIHANTDVAKVLDIDETELQTEAFVKFLNGEYLAEGSEPFAMCYAGHQFGYFVPRLGDGRAINIGTIDKYHLQLKGAGITEYSRHGDGRAVLRSSIREYLMSEAMHGLSIPTTLCLGLIGSEHDVRRDKIEKGAIVCRASSSWVRFGTFEYYAHQGKFKELAALADYVIEENFPHHSGKENRYTLLFNDVLIITARLIAQWMSVGFNHGVMNTDNMSIAGLTIDYGPYAFLDDFRHENVCNQTDVEGRYSFANQPEIAKWNLKSLIMALSPLTDTDKMEKNLAMFDKIYIRYFHYYMCKKLGFEGTIEGDPELIDDMLDMLEQLHVDYTLFFRTLSHYEGDRKALLSTGLYHEPMNAWLDRYDARIKTIDTTERKEQMLSSNPKYVLKNYMLQEAIDAAEKGDFSVVDDLFQIAQNPFDEHPAFERWAEATPQEFKNKRLSCSS
- a CDS encoding class I SAM-dependent methyltransferase gives rise to the protein MNCHICDKPTASFQHEKTDITYYYCEACQYIFKSPEYYQDLSTQKERYNLHENDENDTGYQAYFQRFIDFILPLVNQPKTALDFGCGRSSLLASLLTKEGIACDYYDPIYHPDTLEEKKKYELIVSTEVFEHLHQPREVFESLLERLEEGGYLAIQTQFHPNDVEAFKKWYYHQDPTHIVFFTAQTFRVLCKKYGVEVIADNGKNMVLMRKALHSQSLQV
- a CDS encoding DUF234 domain-containing protein; the protein is MEKNPTLLQHFRSFCYQNHATDFEQAVEYFSVFGGMGWRIDFSRSIDELIEEKVLRNYRYIHGDIAHITKSKPIYHSLLSAIASGDRREFSAFKKANVKREEGEEAIDWLIKKDLLIFDRSTEKPLTEADANSDKLLFVQPFMRFWFACISPYYKGIKEGDYSEMKEHWSRIRSEFSNLIYDQLVFEMLKKSFKDAFEGDPIVGIGGYWDKHVEIDILIKRKSGEMIAGITKYAKSKANKSELTKLKEKCVQAQLDVDRFVIFSKNKFSSELKKEKGEKLQLFSLRNLTGLIADLSEKDLLEYTNKKY
- a CDS encoding TRAP transporter substrate-binding protein — translated: MRRRDFITGTAIGATALALNGCHRAEEKTEGSSVNINRGKKVTLKLATSWPAHFPIMGTGVDSFAKRCAELSGGTLEIKVYAKNILVPALQVFDSTSAAQIDAFHSGVYYWKGKNPAFSIFGGMPLGLTSEEMVTWMKFGGGYELWRELYGKFNLYPLIGGTTGPQMGGWFKKEINSLADLKGLKMRIPGLGGEVMKKLGVNPVLLPAGEIYTSLERGTIDATEWVGPALDSMMGFAKAAPYYYTGWHEPGSILEITFNKARWEKLSSEHQAIITAASEEMSANMLHEFRYQNAKALQNLPDNVEVRTFPKDMMDAAKVALGEVLDAQSAQNEDFKRVLKSYRDFVKLNQPWDDISTKNFLNIRG
- the metG gene encoding methionine--tRNA ligase, whose amino-acid sequence is MSCHKKSYITTPIYYVNDIAHIGHAYTTIIADTLARYSRMSGLDTFFLTGTDEHGQKIEEAAKARGKSTQAYADEISATFKNLWDDFDISYDKFIRTTDADHMKGVQKAFSIMHENGDIYKDTYKGHYCISCETFFPAIQLVDDEFCPECGKSTTIVEEESYFFKLSKYEDRLLKYYEEHPNFILPKSKRNEVIRFVEGGLQDLSITRTSFDWGVKLPEEMDDPKHVMYVWLDALMNYVTALGYGTDEANMDYWPARVQLIGKDILRFHAIYWPAFLMSLDLPLPTHIAAHGWWTRDGEKMSKSKGNVVNPREVANAYGLDNFRYFMLREVPFGGDGDFSQKALIDRINSDLGNDLGNLLNRLIGMSGKYFNGTVDSAHVSKYYQAELDEVHAALDTLEPLLFDMQIHRYLEELWRPLTVANKAIDMYQPWTLMKEGREEEAMALNGLIAAILAKVSIMLSPVMPEVCKKISNALHFTIDNASWNSMVKDTKLLETFTLEKIDPLFPRIEEPLLEQAEPVDVKEKEKAPKKEAPKEEKKEEGIALIGIDQFFQTSLKVGTVVKAEEVPKSKKLLLLQVDIGEDAPRQVVAGIKEWYSAEDMLNTQVCVVANLKPAKLMGLKSEGMLLAAKDENGLCMIRPEKPKTSGTPIG